A genomic window from Candidatus Methylacidiphilum fumarolicum includes:
- a CDS encoding A/G-specific adenine glycosylase yields MENGNNIAFWLERIDAKFRESFPRRLFEWYEANAYSYPWRQAKDPYAIVVSEFMLQQTQAKTVIAYYLKWMERFGDWEKLANASEGEVLKAWEGLGYYARARNLHKIAAIVFFEKKGILLSEPTELLKLPGIGLYTANAIASLAFGKKTVALDANGIRVLVRLLSIHQPINKAGALKELSRIAMNLLSEDNDFSLFNSALMDFGRAVCKPLAPKCMICPLKEICQAEQPEQLPRRPGPRLLAASLLCFPAPFSFWMNRPLVWTRSLLSGSKTFCVRNKRKSRPSWRLLFDGRC; encoded by the coding sequence ATGGAAAATGGTAATAATATAGCTTTTTGGCTAGAAAGAATCGATGCAAAATTCAGAGAAAGTTTTCCAAGGAGACTTTTTGAATGGTATGAAGCGAATGCTTATTCTTATCCATGGCGGCAAGCCAAAGATCCTTATGCTATCGTCGTTTCCGAATTTATGTTGCAACAAACTCAAGCAAAGACTGTTATTGCTTACTATTTAAAATGGATGGAAAGATTTGGAGATTGGGAAAAGCTTGCCAATGCTTCTGAAGGAGAGGTTCTAAAGGCATGGGAAGGGTTGGGATATTATGCAAGGGCAAGAAATCTCCATAAGATAGCAGCAATTGTTTTCTTTGAAAAAAAGGGAATATTGCTATCGGAACCTACAGAGCTTTTAAAATTGCCTGGTATAGGGCTCTATACGGCCAATGCGATTGCAAGCCTTGCCTTCGGGAAAAAAACGGTGGCGCTTGACGCTAATGGCATCCGTGTATTGGTTAGGCTTTTATCGATTCATCAGCCGATTAACAAAGCAGGGGCGTTGAAGGAGCTTTCCAGGATAGCTATGAATCTCCTTTCAGAGGATAATGATTTTTCTCTTTTCAATTCGGCACTAATGGATTTTGGTCGAGCAGTATGCAAACCTCTTGCTCCAAAATGTATGATTTGTCCTTTAAAAGAAATTTGTCAAGCTGAACAGCCCGAGCAGCTGCCTAGGAGACCCGGGCCAAGGTTGCTTGCAGCCTCGCTCTTATGTTTTCCAGCCCCATTCTCCTTTTGGATGAATCGACCGCTGGTGTGGACCCGATCGCTTCTATCTGGCTCAAAGACCTTCTGCGTACGGAACAAGAGGAAGTCAAGACCATCCTGGCGCCTCTTATTCGATGGCCGATGTTGA
- the rnhC gene encoding ribonuclease HIII: protein MTPSSFTFTLSDKQIEKLKAFLDQKGFEFSTIDHGLFRAKSKGVVVQVYKSGKVLVQGKEALEFSRNVIEPEILQQAAIGYEFLTHPEYFEAHVGIDECGKGDLFGPLVIAAVFVDPQSAKDFTEMGIKDSKRISSIRRLNQLASAIKKKTKYALLSLPPLRYNELYEKKFKNLNLLLAWAHAWVYKKLSLELNDAPRVLCDRFAQPWVLQQSFKRIGADQLLEQKTKAESDPAVAAASILARLTFVEELAKLSQVIGLPLPKGASSKAAQLAKDILLRCGKDTLRKVAKIHFKTIQQIFADCAL, encoded by the coding sequence ATGACTCCTTCTTCTTTTACATTCACTCTGAGCGATAAACAAATTGAAAAACTTAAAGCATTCTTAGATCAAAAAGGCTTTGAGTTCTCCACTATTGATCATGGGCTATTTAGAGCCAAATCAAAAGGGGTAGTGGTACAGGTCTATAAATCGGGTAAGGTGCTCGTACAGGGTAAAGAAGCCCTGGAATTTTCCCGCAACGTGATAGAACCTGAAATTCTCCAACAAGCTGCTATTGGCTATGAGTTCCTGACCCATCCCGAATATTTCGAAGCGCATGTCGGAATTGATGAATGCGGCAAAGGAGATCTGTTTGGACCTCTGGTAATTGCCGCTGTTTTTGTTGACCCACAATCCGCAAAGGACTTCACCGAAATGGGGATCAAAGACAGCAAACGGATCTCAAGCATAAGACGGTTAAACCAACTTGCCTCAGCAATAAAGAAAAAAACCAAGTACGCCCTCTTATCGCTTCCCCCTTTACGATATAATGAACTGTACGAAAAAAAATTCAAAAATCTCAATTTGCTTTTGGCTTGGGCACATGCTTGGGTTTATAAAAAACTCTCCTTGGAACTCAACGATGCCCCAAGGGTACTCTGTGATAGGTTTGCTCAACCGTGGGTCCTTCAACAATCTTTTAAAAGGATCGGAGCGGATCAATTGCTCGAACAGAAAACCAAAGCTGAATCGGATCCAGCAGTCGCTGCAGCTTCCATCCTAGCAAGACTGACTTTTGTAGAGGAGTTGGCAAAATTAAGCCAAGTTATTGGCTTGCCATTACCCAAAGGAGCCTCATCAAAAGCAGCACAGCTTGCTAAAGACATATTGTTGCGTTGTGGTAAAGATACCCTTCGGAAAGTCGCTAAAATACATTTCAAAACCATCCAACAAATTTTCGCTGATTGTGCCCTATAA
- a CDS encoding ATP-dependent DNA helicase RecG, whose translation MNELVKEAHIGIKRARLLEKLGIVSKKTLLLYLPFRYENRSEQKSLFEVAENETLLFKGTITVVQKGQLKARATVKINLLSFSNQREQLVCIWFWKTLPHYLSVGQKLAVYGTVRLYKGKWTMWQPEVEPFEEEKELSSSLNLFRIVPIYSTTSGLSQKVFRQIMHAQLQKINLESTDPYPLPENLKLPTLAFAIKKVHFPDFFSQIQQCRDRIAYHEFFVEQLRMAYRKLTRSKIKIQRPTKRLSLCSTFFASLPFVPTSAQKKAIAEIDHDLEASTPMNRLLMGDVGSGKTLVAVYAAIKTVERGQDVLFMSPTSALASQHYLTLKNWLTSLHIPIFYVGKESKQNGELASTNQSPYPLFKGESSSTALPGKVFVGTHALLFRSFDPQSLGLIIIDEQHKFGVAQRSSLAKKGVYPDILTMTATPIPRTLALSLYGDLDFSILDALPSNRGKIVTKTRSSDALPKIWEFIKDQLRQGAQAYVVYPTIHESKEYVGQSLEKGFEELKKVFADFPLGMVHGEMDPSEREPVFESFRKNKIALLAATSIIEVGIDVPNARIMLVMGADRFGLAQLHQIRGRIGRGPTVSYCILIADNPTPESRKRLKILEHSRDGFEIAKEDMKIRGMGEFFGSLQSGKSSYLTADPIVQENLLLLARQQAIKILSEDPDLLVNVKLRKYINEENLHLLET comes from the coding sequence ATGAACGAACTTGTAAAGGAAGCCCATATTGGAATAAAACGGGCCAGGCTACTCGAAAAACTTGGGATAGTATCTAAAAAAACCCTTCTTCTTTATTTGCCTTTTCGGTATGAGAACCGCAGCGAGCAAAAATCTTTATTTGAGGTGGCTGAAAATGAAACTCTACTGTTTAAAGGAACAATCACGGTTGTTCAAAAAGGACAACTTAAGGCCAGAGCAACTGTTAAGATCAACCTTCTTTCTTTCAGCAATCAGAGGGAACAACTGGTTTGTATCTGGTTTTGGAAAACCTTACCACACTACCTTTCCGTGGGCCAAAAACTTGCTGTCTATGGAACAGTGCGGCTATACAAAGGAAAATGGACGATGTGGCAGCCGGAAGTCGAGCCGTTCGAAGAAGAAAAGGAGCTTTCCTCTTCCCTTAATTTATTCCGAATTGTCCCCATCTATTCAACGACTTCGGGACTCTCTCAAAAAGTTTTTCGGCAAATCATGCATGCACAACTCCAGAAAATTAATCTTGAGTCTACTGACCCTTATCCATTGCCTGAGAACCTTAAGCTTCCCACTCTTGCCTTTGCCATTAAAAAAGTGCATTTCCCAGACTTTTTTTCTCAAATTCAACAGTGCAGGGATCGGATCGCCTATCATGAATTTTTCGTTGAGCAGCTTCGCATGGCCTACAGAAAATTAACTAGATCAAAAATCAAAATCCAAAGGCCCACTAAACGACTTTCTCTTTGCTCGACTTTTTTTGCTTCTCTTCCTTTCGTTCCAACTTCAGCTCAGAAAAAAGCAATCGCAGAAATCGATCACGATCTGGAAGCTTCCACCCCCATGAATAGGCTACTTATGGGTGATGTGGGATCGGGCAAAACTCTCGTGGCTGTATACGCTGCCATAAAAACAGTTGAAAGAGGCCAAGACGTTTTATTTATGTCACCTACAAGCGCTCTGGCTAGTCAGCACTATTTGACCTTAAAAAATTGGCTAACCTCTTTGCACATTCCCATTTTCTATGTAGGCAAAGAATCAAAGCAAAATGGAGAATTAGCATCTACAAACCAGAGCCCCTATCCTCTTTTCAAAGGAGAGTCTTCTTCGACTGCTCTTCCAGGTAAAGTGTTCGTTGGGACTCATGCACTACTCTTTCGCTCTTTCGATCCACAATCCCTGGGTTTAATCATCATCGATGAGCAGCATAAATTTGGAGTTGCACAGCGCAGCAGCCTTGCCAAAAAAGGGGTCTATCCTGACATATTGACGATGACAGCAACTCCTATCCCCAGAACACTGGCCTTATCCCTCTATGGTGATTTAGACTTTTCTATTCTCGATGCCCTTCCTTCCAACCGTGGAAAGATTGTAACCAAAACTCGCTCTTCAGATGCCCTTCCAAAAATATGGGAATTCATCAAGGATCAGCTACGGCAAGGTGCTCAAGCCTATGTAGTCTATCCTACAATCCATGAATCGAAGGAATACGTAGGACAGTCCTTGGAAAAAGGGTTTGAAGAACTCAAAAAAGTCTTTGCTGACTTTCCCCTTGGAATGGTCCATGGAGAAATGGATCCTTCGGAACGCGAGCCAGTTTTTGAGTCATTTAGAAAGAATAAAATTGCACTGCTAGCAGCCACCTCGATCATCGAAGTGGGCATTGATGTTCCCAATGCACGAATCATGCTAGTCATGGGAGCCGATCGTTTTGGCCTGGCTCAGCTCCATCAAATACGAGGAAGGATTGGTCGAGGTCCAACTGTTTCCTATTGTATTCTTATTGCTGACAATCCAACTCCAGAAAGTAGGAAGAGACTCAAAATTTTAGAACACTCCAGAGACGGATTCGAAATTGCCAAAGAAGATATGAAGATTCGAGGCATGGGGGAGTTTTTTGGATCCCTTCAAAGTGGAAAAAGCAGTTATCTCACTGCCGATCCCATCGTTCAAGAAAACCTGCTTCTGCTTGCAAGACAACAAGCTATAAAAATACTTTCGGAAGACCCTGATCTTCTAGTCAATGTCAAACTTCGTAAATATATAAACGAAGAAAATCTCCATCTATTGGAAACATAA
- a CDS encoding Do family serine endopeptidase, with protein MTFMPKETKKGEFLLTLSGFLIAGLVGLLIGLSAFLIFKPASSSSQKSAPPTTVEVPVARALPVHPKEIGVFRNNLLETINEEYVRIIGQALPAVVNIFSARPVEGSADLEDGNQKETKQKRKTWKKPPMDEETSLGSGIILSDDGNILTNAHLVKNAREIRVQLFDGRRYEAKLLGIDSPTDVAVLKISAQHLSVLNWGDSDALQVGEQVFAVGNPFGLTGSVSRGIVSAKGRNPTLSSTSYEDFIQTDAAINPGNSGGALINVRGELVGINTAIYSGNGGSNGIGFAIPSKLAKFAYASLLTKGKVIRGFLGVETQEVDEDLQQIFGLPTTEGALITKVEPHSPASKAGLQRGDIIVKYNEMPVKDPAELRISVSQSPAGSKIPIVFYREGQKHQIYVEITEQPENIASGANDESGGNPSWKVTVTGDLQNVFGGLHIVDLDPTLRSRLSLSPKATGIYLVDVEGGYPAFDLLYPGDVIEEIRRPGSAPIKIRSVAEFLQLINQIPATESVAVFLQRGNNQMFVLLKP; from the coding sequence ATGACTTTCATGCCAAAGGAAACAAAAAAGGGAGAATTTCTTCTTACCCTTTCTGGTTTTTTGATTGCAGGGCTTGTTGGTCTATTAATAGGTCTGTCCGCTTTTTTAATTTTTAAACCTGCTTCTTCGAGCTCCCAAAAATCCGCTCCGCCTACCACCGTTGAAGTTCCAGTGGCTAGAGCTTTACCCGTTCATCCGAAAGAAATCGGGGTATTCCGCAATAATCTCCTTGAGACCATTAACGAGGAATACGTTAGGATTATAGGACAAGCCTTACCCGCTGTGGTCAATATTTTTTCTGCACGGCCTGTCGAAGGTTCTGCGGATTTGGAGGATGGGAATCAAAAAGAGACCAAACAAAAACGAAAAACTTGGAAAAAACCTCCCATGGATGAAGAAACATCTCTTGGCTCAGGCATTATTCTGAGCGATGATGGGAACATTCTAACCAACGCCCATTTAGTGAAAAACGCCAGAGAAATCCGAGTACAACTTTTCGATGGTCGTCGCTACGAAGCCAAGCTTTTGGGAATCGATTCTCCAACAGATGTAGCGGTGCTAAAAATATCTGCCCAGCATCTTTCGGTACTCAATTGGGGGGATTCTGATGCCTTACAAGTTGGAGAGCAAGTTTTTGCTGTGGGCAATCCTTTTGGTCTTACAGGCTCTGTAAGCCGTGGTATCGTCAGTGCCAAAGGAAGGAACCCTACCCTTTCTTCCACTAGCTACGAAGATTTTATTCAGACGGATGCCGCTATTAACCCAGGCAATTCTGGAGGAGCTTTAATTAATGTCCGGGGAGAGCTCGTTGGAATTAACACCGCGATCTATTCTGGAAACGGGGGTTCTAATGGCATTGGATTTGCCATTCCAAGTAAGCTTGCAAAGTTCGCCTATGCAAGTCTCCTGACCAAAGGAAAAGTGATTCGCGGCTTTCTTGGAGTGGAAACTCAGGAAGTAGATGAAGACTTGCAACAGATTTTTGGTCTTCCTACAACCGAAGGAGCATTGATTACGAAAGTTGAGCCTCATTCCCCCGCTTCTAAAGCAGGTCTTCAACGAGGAGATATCATCGTCAAGTACAATGAGATGCCTGTTAAGGATCCTGCCGAGCTGAGAATTTCTGTCTCTCAATCCCCAGCAGGTAGCAAAATTCCTATCGTTTTTTACCGAGAAGGACAAAAACATCAGATCTATGTGGAAATTACCGAACAGCCAGAAAATATTGCCAGTGGCGCTAACGATGAATCTGGAGGCAATCCTTCATGGAAAGTGACGGTTACTGGAGATCTTCAAAATGTTTTTGGCGGCCTTCATATAGTCGATCTAGATCCAACATTAAGATCGCGTTTATCTCTGAGTCCTAAAGCTACTGGCATTTATCTTGTCGATGTAGAAGGAGGCTATCCGGCCTTTGATCTACTTTATCCAGGAGATGTTATCGAAGAAATTAGAAGGCCTGGAAGTGCCCCAATTAAGATTCGTTCGGTCGCAGAATTCCTGCAGCTGATCAATCAGATTCCAGCAACAGAAAGTGTGGCCGTTTTCCTCCAGAGAGGAAATAACCAGATGTTTGTGCTGCTGAAGCCTTAG
- a CDS encoding rhomboid family intramembrane serine protease, producing MPYWSNEQSGEPLFWVKNRPVYVTGVLILAHCVCFIIGVFAAALDFSSWFVELSFNTRAVLLHTKLWQLLTYPWIHTPSLAFALDMLVLYWFGHDVEHILGRLKYLLLYFSLIFLPAVFSLGLSAIDPTIRGIMNGSDLIHFSLFIAYTCLFPSSELFLGIKAKWVALIFLALFSLIDIASKSWIHLFWCWSSVAIATYSILGRKIFQYLPSFKIGMAKRKTQKPKATESSSTYNKKKTEEDETIDAILDKIAKSGIGSLTKSERAALERARIALLKKDQKK from the coding sequence ATGCCGTACTGGTCCAACGAACAGAGCGGCGAGCCCCTCTTCTGGGTGAAAAACAGACCGGTGTATGTCACCGGTGTTCTGATCCTTGCTCATTGTGTCTGTTTTATTATTGGGGTATTCGCTGCCGCTTTAGATTTTTCTTCTTGGTTTGTGGAACTTTCTTTTAATACGCGCGCTGTACTCCTCCATACCAAGCTCTGGCAACTCTTAACTTACCCTTGGATCCATACCCCTTCTCTAGCATTCGCCCTTGACATGCTGGTTCTCTACTGGTTTGGCCATGATGTTGAACACATTCTAGGAAGGCTTAAATATCTGCTTCTTTATTTTTCCCTTATTTTCTTGCCTGCTGTCTTTTCTTTAGGTCTTTCAGCTATTGATCCAACAATCCGTGGAATTATGAATGGGTCAGATCTCATTCATTTTTCTTTATTCATTGCCTACACCTGTTTATTCCCCTCCTCTGAGCTTTTTCTTGGTATCAAGGCAAAATGGGTAGCCCTTATTTTCCTGGCTCTTTTTTCGTTGATCGACATCGCGTCTAAGTCTTGGATCCATCTTTTTTGGTGTTGGAGTTCAGTGGCGATTGCCACTTATTCGATTCTTGGAAGAAAAATCTTTCAGTATCTACCCTCTTTCAAAATAGGAATGGCCAAACGGAAGACCCAAAAGCCGAAGGCCACAGAATCTTCTTCTACCTATAATAAGAAAAAAACGGAGGAAGATGAAACAATTGATGCCATTCTGGATAAAATTGCTAAAAGCGGTATAGGCAGTTTAACGAAATCCGAACGAGCTGCTTTAGAACGAGCTCGTATAGCTTTGTTGAAAAAGGACCAAAAAAAGTAA
- the glpX gene encoding class II fructose-bisphosphatase — protein sequence MERYQVENYPDIERIIQFDFVRATEGAALTVYRWLGRGEKEKADAAASDAIRGMFDLMDIRGEVVIGEGIKDKAPGIFKGEKLGRWTENAPLYDIAVDPIDGTTNVAKGSGSSLSVIAAASPEPGVECALLDIPCFYVMKLAYGPQVKNYIRSLGVDCLKLTSPVDELLPIIARGLRKRLTDLVVCVLDRPRHERLIKEIRSMGCALRLISDGDVTAAMLPSLPAGGIDVYIGIGGAPEAVLAAAAIKCLGGEIQIMVWPKDETERQFLIEQGWEDRLNQIFYTDDLARGGNIIFCATAITDCPGIPGVRFTDKYAITTSLLMRAKNRTIRKIETYHNLNYKTIRLRSEMGEKLVSTPKFNDVL from the coding sequence ATGGAACGTTACCAAGTAGAAAATTATCCGGATATAGAAAGAATCATTCAGTTCGATTTTGTACGAGCAACTGAAGGAGCTGCTTTAACTGTTTACCGGTGGTTAGGCCGAGGAGAAAAAGAAAAAGCGGATGCGGCAGCCTCAGATGCTATTCGAGGTATGTTTGATCTTATGGATATCCGCGGAGAAGTTGTCATTGGCGAAGGTATAAAAGACAAGGCTCCAGGTATATTTAAAGGAGAAAAACTTGGCCGATGGACTGAAAATGCTCCTTTATATGATATAGCCGTTGATCCAATTGATGGAACCACCAATGTTGCAAAAGGTAGCGGAAGCTCTCTGTCTGTTATCGCTGCTGCTTCCCCTGAACCAGGAGTAGAGTGTGCTCTCTTGGATATCCCTTGTTTTTATGTCATGAAATTGGCTTATGGACCACAGGTCAAAAATTATATCCGGTCCTTAGGAGTTGATTGTCTGAAACTCACAAGTCCTGTTGACGAACTACTTCCTATCATTGCTAGAGGGCTGAGAAAAAGATTAACTGATCTGGTTGTATGTGTGTTGGATAGGCCTAGGCATGAACGATTAATCAAAGAAATACGGTCTATGGGTTGTGCCCTTCGGCTTATTAGCGATGGGGATGTGACTGCTGCGATGTTGCCTTCGTTGCCGGCAGGAGGCATCGATGTGTATATTGGGATTGGAGGAGCGCCCGAAGCGGTACTAGCAGCAGCAGCAATCAAATGCCTGGGAGGAGAAATCCAGATTATGGTATGGCCAAAAGATGAAACCGAAAGACAATTTTTAATCGAGCAGGGTTGGGAAGACCGTCTCAATCAGATTTTTTATACTGATGATTTAGCCAGGGGAGGCAACATTATTTTTTGTGCTACGGCAATTACTGATTGTCCAGGCATTCCTGGCGTTCGGTTTACAGATAAGTATGCCATTACGACTTCCCTTCTAATGAGGGCCAAGAATAGAACCATAAGAAAAATAGAGACATATCACAACCTAAACTACAAAACTATTCGGCTCCGGAGCGAAATGGGAGAAAAGCTTGTCAGTACGCCGAAATTTAATGACGTCCTCTAG
- the nadD gene encoding nicotinate-nucleotide adenylyltransferase, which produces MIRNMSTQRIAIFGGSFDPIHHGHLISAMDCLEQMALQKIIFMPCARSPFKKTNPIASAQDRLEMIRLAIKPFKNFELSSFELQSPAPSYSIHTAKACQKLFQQIELFWIIGSDQVQGLPRWKEFAELIKIVKFIVVPRAGFPFEKKSYLRILPTNRYIDISSSEIRERVKKNLPVIHLLPSAVFRYIKKHSIYLPNKTDNEQKA; this is translated from the coding sequence ATGATCAGAAATATGTCAACACAACGGATAGCGATATTTGGCGGAAGCTTTGATCCTATCCATCATGGTCATTTGATTAGCGCTATGGATTGCCTTGAACAAATGGCTCTGCAGAAGATCATCTTCATGCCTTGCGCTCGTTCTCCATTCAAAAAAACCAATCCTATTGCTTCAGCTCAAGACCGACTAGAAATGATCCGACTTGCAATCAAACCATTCAAAAACTTTGAACTTTCTTCTTTTGAATTGCAAAGCCCTGCTCCCTCTTATTCTATCCATACGGCAAAGGCATGCCAAAAGCTCTTTCAACAGATCGAGCTATTCTGGATCATTGGTTCAGATCAAGTCCAAGGACTTCCAAGATGGAAAGAGTTTGCTGAGCTTATCAAAATCGTTAAATTTATAGTAGTTCCAAGGGCTGGTTTTCCATTCGAAAAAAAGAGTTATCTTAGGATCTTGCCAACAAATAGATATATTGATATATCTTCTAGTGAAATTCGTGAAAGAGTGAAAAAAAATCTTCCAGTAATTCATCTTTTGCCAAGTGCGGTTTTTCGTTATATTAAAAAACATTCGATCTATCTACCAAATAAAACCGATAATGAACAAAAGGCTTGA
- the rsfS gene encoding ribosome silencing factor produces the protein MSQRKAIRKHKAVLDIVLNKIDPFPPTSSHTALERDNLKLAQRCKTIILEKKGLDPLILDLRQISSFVDFFVVCTATSEPHLKALAFELEKKIREEFHLEPIHIEGSSKSHWIIIDYGPLLIHVFTEKERAFYELEKLWGDAPVL, from the coding sequence ATGAGTCAAAGAAAAGCCATTAGGAAACATAAGGCAGTTCTAGATATTGTTTTAAATAAAATTGACCCCTTTCCGCCTACCTCTTCTCATACCGCTTTAGAAAGGGACAATTTGAAGCTGGCCCAAAGATGTAAAACGATTATTCTGGAAAAAAAAGGACTCGATCCTCTCATTTTAGATTTACGACAGATCTCTTCTTTTGTCGACTTCTTTGTCGTCTGCACAGCAACTTCTGAACCCCACTTAAAAGCACTGGCTTTCGAACTGGAGAAAAAAATTCGTGAAGAATTTCATCTTGAACCGATCCATATCGAGGGCTCTTCCAAAAGCCACTGGATCATCATCGATTACGGTCCACTCCTCATTCATGTCTTTACTGAAAAAGAAAGAGCCTTTTATGAACTCGAAAAGCTCTGGGGAGATGCTCCCGTGTTATAA
- a CDS encoding potassium channel family protein, protein MPYTDPQYRSSKKFQTAFFILILLLFLGTIGYKFIEKISLLDSIYMTVITLSTVGYKEVVPLSPEGKIFTIFLIICGVSLAGYSASSALAYFSSGEWKENAERKRRTKMIQKLRNHFIVCGYGRTGRYVVEELKSEGQSYVIIDTDPEKIAHLTASEELAILGSGSDEEILCEAKIKEAAGLAATTSIDKENILIVLTARFLNPSLQIVSRASSKNFEDKLIKAGANRVLLPQKVSAWRIVSMLVRPEVADFFCEVANVEGTELVVEQILVDKRSSLIGQTLAQSQIRNNLNVTILACKLPDGTWTHSVGGKTVLCPGMTLIALGSRENLHKLLKIANPQ, encoded by the coding sequence GTGCCCTACACCGATCCCCAATACCGTTCTTCTAAAAAATTCCAGACTGCTTTTTTCATTCTCATTCTTTTGCTTTTCCTCGGTACTATTGGCTACAAGTTCATTGAAAAAATATCGCTTCTTGATTCCATTTACATGACTGTTATTACCTTAAGTACGGTGGGATACAAAGAAGTGGTCCCCCTTTCTCCTGAGGGAAAAATATTCACCATTTTTCTCATTATTTGCGGAGTTAGTTTGGCTGGCTACTCAGCTTCGAGTGCTTTAGCTTATTTTTCCTCCGGAGAATGGAAAGAAAATGCCGAGAGAAAACGGAGAACAAAGATGATTCAAAAATTAAGGAACCATTTTATCGTATGTGGGTATGGAAGAACCGGCAGATATGTCGTTGAAGAGCTTAAATCGGAAGGACAAAGCTATGTGATTATCGATACCGACCCAGAAAAAATTGCTCATTTAACCGCTTCTGAAGAGCTAGCAATCCTTGGAAGCGGCTCAGACGAGGAAATCTTATGCGAAGCAAAAATAAAGGAGGCTGCCGGACTAGCCGCGACTACTTCTATTGATAAGGAAAATATTTTGATTGTATTGACAGCTAGATTTCTCAATCCGTCTTTGCAAATTGTTTCAAGAGCCTCTTCGAAGAACTTTGAAGATAAATTGATAAAAGCGGGAGCAAACCGAGTACTACTTCCTCAAAAAGTCTCCGCTTGGAGAATTGTGTCGATGCTAGTACGTCCTGAAGTCGCTGACTTTTTTTGCGAAGTTGCTAATGTGGAAGGCACAGAGCTTGTTGTTGAACAAATCTTGGTGGATAAGCGTTCTTCGCTTATCGGTCAAACTCTTGCTCAGTCTCAAATTCGAAACAATTTGAATGTCACCATTCTTGCATGCAAACTGCCCGATGGAACCTGGACCCACTCTGTAGGTGGGAAAACCGTGCTTTGTCCAGGAATGACACTTATTGCCTTGGGAAGTAGAGAAAACCTTCATAAACTTCTAAAAATAGCAAATCCACAATAA
- a CDS encoding UDP-glucuronic acid decarboxylase family protein — translation MKVSVVTGAAGFLGSHLVDKLLSLDYRVIGIDNLITGNLANLEHLKHEPRFDLIIQDVTEYINIPGTIDIIFHFASPASPIDYLELPIQTLKAGSIGTYRTLGMAKVKNCSFCLASTSECYGDPLVHPQSEDYWGNVNPIGPRGVYDEAKRFAEALTMAYHRVHKIPTYIVRIFNTFGPRMRLRDGRVVPAFISQALEGKPLTVFGNGSQTRSFCYVSDLIDGVLALAHSDYHEPINLGNPKEMTILEFAKTICRLAGVPEKIVFEPLPVDDPKQRRPDITRAIRYLGWKPMVDVEEGLKLTIQWFREKLKK, via the coding sequence ATGAAAGTTTCTGTAGTTACAGGGGCTGCAGGGTTTTTAGGAAGCCATTTAGTCGACAAGCTGCTAAGCCTAGATTATAGAGTTATCGGGATCGATAATCTGATTACTGGGAACCTCGCTAATTTAGAACACTTAAAGCATGAACCTAGATTCGACTTGATCATTCAAGATGTGACCGAATATATCAATATACCTGGTACAATAGATATCATTTTTCATTTCGCCTCCCCTGCCAGTCCGATCGATTATCTTGAATTGCCAATACAAACTTTAAAAGCTGGTTCCATAGGAACCTATCGCACCCTTGGAATGGCCAAAGTTAAAAACTGTTCTTTTTGTCTTGCTTCTACCTCTGAATGCTACGGGGATCCTCTTGTCCATCCTCAATCCGAAGACTATTGGGGAAATGTCAATCCTATTGGACCAAGAGGAGTTTATGATGAAGCCAAAAGGTTTGCTGAGGCCTTGACCATGGCCTATCATCGGGTCCATAAAATCCCAACCTATATTGTTAGAATTTTTAACACTTTTGGACCTCGTATGAGATTAAGAGATGGAAGGGTGGTTCCTGCTTTTATATCTCAAGCTTTGGAAGGAAAACCTTTAACGGTTTTCGGCAACGGATCGCAAACACGCAGTTTCTGTTATGTTTCCGATCTAATTGATGGGGTTTTGGCTCTTGCCCATTCAGACTATCATGAACCCATAAACTTAGGAAACCCAAAAGAAATGACTATCTTAGAATTTGCAAAGACCATTTGCAGACTAGCCGGAGTACCCGAAAAGATAGTTTTCGAACCTCTTCCTGTGGATGATCCAAAACAACGCAGACCAGATATTACAAGAGCGATTCGATATTTGGGCTGGAAACCTATGGTCGATGTCGAAGAAGGGTTAAAATTGACAATTCAATGGTTCAGAGAAAAGTTAAAAAAATAA